CAGCAACCGCCAGGCAGCCGCGCGCCCCTCCGTGCCTGTGGCGGCTCCGCGGCGGGAGGCAGCTGCGAGCTGACAGCGGCACAGGGCCGGGAGCCAGCTgcgaagggagggaagaagaggcaAGGTCGGCACTATCCAGGGCCCCGCAGTGAAGTGGGCGCTTCACTGTGTCTAAAGCCCCTCAGCGAGGCGGGCGCTGTCCCGTGTCCAGGGCCCCTCAGCGAGGCGGGCGCTGTCCCGTGTCCAGGGCCCCTCAGCGAGGCGGGCGCTGTCCCGTGTCCAGGGCCCGCCAGCGAGGCGGGCgctgtcctgtgtccagtctcTCAGCCAGAGGATGCCGAGCCCTTGCACACAGGAGAGCATTTATAACCTCCTGCCCCGCCTGGAAGAGAAGCCTGTCAAACCTCCCAGGTAAGTGGGTGTGAGAGCATCCCTTGCAGACACGGTGCCTGGTTCTGGCAAGGCAACACATCTCACAGGGAACAGGTGTTAAGAAACATGCTCCAGTTGTGGCATGGTTGTTGCTCCTCCTCCTGAGTCACTAGCTAACATCTGAGCTGATGATTCAGTTTGGTATCTTCAATGTCATCTTGTTCATTGACAAAGAATTTACAAAGCTGTCTTTCCATGCAGAGGAGTTCGATGACATCTTTGTTATTCACACTTCAAATAATTTTTCAGTGAACAGCTGGAAAGTTGGGggattgtgggttttttcctcagtgCCACACTTCCATTCTTTTCATGTATCAGGTGTGTCTGCTGATGTTGTTTCTTTTACTTCTTTCTCACACCTTACCTTAAGAACATCTTTAAAAGTCTTTTGCCCCTATAGAAACTCTCCTTGGAGAGTTTCTGTTATATTTGTATTTGATAATTATGCACACAAATGTTGGTTTCTGCAAGGCTCTCTCCATGAAATAAAGCTGCCAGAGTTAACATTCTCAGTGAAAGGGTAATACAGGTCCTAACTCAATAGCTTTTAAATATCAGTGACACTCATCAGAACAAAGACAGCTACTCCTCTTCAGGTAGGAGGGTTCAAACCTGTGTGATTTCTACTTCTGAGCCTTTTCTGTATAAAACACATCATACATAaccatttgtttgtttctcataTTGGAAACACTTTGCAGgcagaggaaaatgaaatgaCAGCATGGCACACAGCACATTACATCTGTTCCTCTCTTAACACCCTCCAAGGGTTTGGATACTGCACGGCCCTCAGGTGTAGTTTAGGCCAGGGATTCTTTAGGCTAGATACAACCTAACTAAACCCCCTTCTGAGCTCACTGACTTCTGTTGCCACCCCACTTCCTGCTTTGATTAGCCAGCTGGTAACAACAGTGTTGAACTGGTTAATAGCATGATCTGAGCAGTCTGAAGCAATACATGCAAAAGCTTGGGTCTTTTTtcagcctttttcccccctggctCTTGTCTAAGGTATATATCCACATTTAGACCATCTGTGAAACGGGAGGCGCAGGAAAATAAAGCTCAGTGCAAAACTATGGGACCAGCAAAAGTTGCAGTGCCATCTCCAAAGAATTTTCTGCAGAAACATTCAAAGGAACCCAAGCTTCCAGCAAGTAAGTGTGGAAGTGAACTATACGAAAGGTCATGTATGGGTTTGATTTTTCACTTGGTAATGTTGAAAGTAACAATTAGTTGCAGGGAATGAAATGTGTAAAGCAACTTAAATGGTCTTAATTACATTTAAGAATAGCCCTGCACTACTGCAGCTAAGAGGGAATGGGTAGAATATGATGAGGGAAAGCCATCTAACCCTACATAGTGCTTCCTGGGTTATGAGCcttctgctgtggcagagaAGTCTGCTCCTTTTCACCACAGTACCCTCCAAGTCCATTCTTTCATTACAGACACAGTTGGCTTCTGCTTTTGTCTCATTTTATACATAAATTTTAGCTTTTGAAAAATGGAATGACAGTGAATTGGAAAGCTCCTCGTGGCTGTTGCTGAGAATGTTTAAATGCTCAATTCACAGGACAAAAGGAACAGGATAAGAAATTGCCTTCACTGTCAGTGCCACGGAGGACAGATCGCCCAGTTATGGGAATTCAGAGTAAAAAGAACTTCATAAACGCAAATGCAGTTGCTGCTATCACAAGATTGCCTAAAAAGCCTCAACCTATTTATGTTGATAGAAGACAGGGAGATAAATATCTGCTTGAAACTTCAGGACTTGTtccaaaatacattaaaaaaaaggtaAGTGTTACTACAGTGGAAAGCCTCATAGCAGTGCCTGGTTTAGGTTCTCCTGTGAAATGCTTGTGGTTCTTTTTGATATTTATGTGTACTGCTGGTGTGTGTGGTTGAGGCTGAGGTTCTTCAGGGACAAATCATTGGCACTAGCACTGTGCTTTGCCTTTGCTCTGTGCCCACCTGCTTGTGGGCTCAGCAAAAACCTTGTCAGaatgctgctgctaaagcaaTAGCCTATGGGCAGTGTTGGGAACCCAGGGAGTGTCTCatgggaagaaaaatggagTTCTGTGGTGAATGCATGCTGGCTCTTTAacaaagacaggcagggaagaagagggattGCCCTTTGGGGTTGcccttctcccaagtaactaatgaTAGGACAATAGGTAAtgggctcaggctgctccaaggcagCCTAAGGGTGTGGGGTGGGTGTCCCAGGTGCCAGTGGTCACATTCTTCTGGTTCTGCTACTTAGAAATGAGAAGGAACTGGTTGGATGTGTGCTAATCAAGAGTAGTCTTGGTTGCACAGGTGATGAAGTAGTTCAAGATCCCCTCCTCCTTGGGAAGACAGATGGCAGTGCACAGATCCTGTACTTCAGAGAGCAAAGATCAACTTATTGAGGGAACTAGTAGGACCTTGTGGGAGAGAGCTCTGGAAGCAAAGGAGCTTGAGAGAGCTGGCATGCCTTTAAGCAcaacctcctccagcccaagcaCAGTCCCTGCCACTGCTTAGGAAAACAAGATTTGTTGGAAATCTGGCTTACCTAAACAGTTACTCCTGACAGGGCACTAAGATTAGCCAAGCTTTTAGACACATCAGATGGCACATGACTTATGACAAGGATGCAAAAAAGTGAACCTGCAGCCCTTGCAGTTCTTTGCATGCCTACACATAGGTGTATACCATGCTGGTCATGATGCTAGCCAGCACTGAAAGATGTGGGAATAATTGAGCATTTAAAGAAGGCTGGCTCTGGTATCTTCTAGCAGAGCTTCACTTGCCAAAGGACAAGGAAGAGATGTGTTGCCCCAAGTACAGCTGGATGTTTAGAAATTGGTTTTCCTCCCAGAAACACAGCTCTGCCCGACTCGGCGTGGGAACGTTTACCATTCCCAGCTGGGGCAGttctcgtgtgtgtgtgtgtgtgtgtgaatactagaaccagagaatcattAGGCTGCAAAGACCCCTAAGGTCATCAGggccaaccttctacccaacacctccatgaccactgggccacatcccaaagtgccacatctactcatttcttgaacacctgcagggatggtgactccaccacctccctgggcagcctgttccagtgcctgaccactcttgcagtacagaatttcttcctaatatccaacctgctCACTCTCATCTGTGGCATGCAACATTCAGCAAGGATCAGGATACAGGAAAGCAGCTAAGGAATGTGTTTCAGATGGTAGAGTCTGACACCATATAAAAATGTACAATAGCTTGCTGTCATTAACAGGTTTCAAACTCCTCACTCGATTATCAGTTCTTAGGAAcagacttcttttcttttggtttctGGATTCTGTTGTCTTCCAAGGCTGCAAAAAGGATTGGGAGGGAATTGTTTGTCCACTTGGCTCAGGCTACAAACACAATTACATTTGGTATTTCTAAGGACACAATGGTTGAAGATTTTATTGCTCAGTGGCACAAGGTTGCATTTCTAGCTGTCTTTGCAAATGTAATATACTGTGGCTGACAGATAagtctttgtttccttcttaTAAACACCTATGAGCAAATTCTTCCTTGCCCTTATAGGATTTTGGTAGGACACCAAAATATGTCACAAAGAGAAatgaagaagagaggagagctcAGGAAGAATATGAGGCCAGTATCTTGGAGACTCTCAAGAAAAGAGCCATGAAGCggctgtctgatgaggaaaggacAAGTCTTCTGCAGGTGTGTGTTTAGATGTAGAGCTGTTAGTAACATAGACAATTCAGTCAGCAAATCTGAGTCCATGTAAACAGGTTTACCGTCGAGCTTTAAGGGAGGCAGGTGAGCTTGCTCCTTTTTCACTAGATGGAGCTGCAGAACAGTTGTAAACTGGACTGAAGGGTGCTGGTCTAGCTGCAGCTTTAGTCCACTCCTACAAGAACTTCAGTTCTGTGGGATTGCTGTTCCCCTTCCTGACTTGGAATTTCAGTGAAGCTTCAAATGATCACAGAAAATCACCTACATGGATGCAGTAACAGTTCTGAGGCTCTGCTTGTGAACTGTGGAAAACCAGaaattatttggtttggtttgatttggtttttccTCCCACGTTGCCACTTTTATTGGCAGTTTCTGTCTTCACATTGTGACCTCACTGACTAAAGCATAAGGTCATGCTTCAGTATGTAGCAAGACcagaaaacagaattaaatTGCAATATATCTGTAGAACTATGGTTGGAAAAAATGTGTTTTGTCAGTGTGTTTTGCATAGTCTCTTTCATACAGTTTTTGTTGCAGGAGATTTTATAAAGGGAAATAATACCATAAAAGAAGTAGAGCAGAAATGTTAGAAGTCCATCTCTGCTTGAACTGGAGTTTCTCATGACCACAGTTTAGCCAAGTTTCCTGTCAAATGGAACCTGCATTATTCTGACATGTTTATTGGTCTGCCCCTTAATAACTGGACCTTAGCAGCCACCTGAAACAAATTAGCAGGTGGGTGGACATCTCCAAGATGCTAAATTCCCAGTACAAATAAAGCCAGCAGAATATCCAGAGAGAGAACATAGTGTCTAACTCACTTGCAAAGAATAACTGGTTGATCAGCAAGATCCAAAAGAGTGTGTGCCTTGCTTGTGCACTAGAAGTTAAGCAGGAGCATGGGAGAGAGCATTATAGAGAACACAGCAGCAAGGGTGAAGACTAAGATGTATTTATGTTGGGAAAGGCATGAGACAAACTGATGGTCCAGCAAGTTAACTATGCAGCAGAAATACATGTGGAAGGAGGCATGTGAGTTGAGCTGCtcccagttctgctgctggattGGTTAAAATGAtcttccaccttttttttttaaatgaatgagTGCACtgaattttattatttctttttaattttaaagtttgttgttttgtttttgtaatTAACTCAGTATTTTCTTTTACAGCTTTCAAGTTGTTCTTTCATGGGCCAGATCATTTACACAGTTATGTTGTCAGGAGAAATTAGTGTCCCCAGGGGGTGTGGCTTGCCCCCAGCGCTCAGCTGTAGCCATGTGGGAATTCCTGGCTTTCAAAAGAATAGGCAGTGCTGGTGAACACATGTGCACCACCTGATCTGCAAGCAGACGTGGCAGGAGATGTCTGAGGACAAACCAAGCCTCGTGGGCTTACAGAAATACATAGGAGTAATCTGGGCCAACAGTTTCTGAACCCTCCCTTACACTCACTTGTGGTGGGATTTTATGAGAACTAAAAAGAATGTTGCTAAATGCTGGACATATTTCTCCCTGATCCAGTGTCTGTTAGAATTCCTCACACAGAGTTAGATCCTCAGTGTGTGGTGGAGGCCTTTGCAGCAGTGGTCAGCGTGTTCCAGAGCACTCGGAGGTCTGCAAGGGAGATTTTACAGAGAGAATCATGAGCTGCTTTTGACCTTTGCACTCCGTAGGGACAGAGTCAGTTGGGATGAGTGCATGCTTTCTTGTCTTCTGAAAACCAGGTTTCAGTGATTTCCCAACCAGAAAAAGTTTTGGAAAGGTGGTGTTTCTTATCACGACTATTTGTAAACTGCACCTGACCCCTGGGCAGAATCAGACGAGCACAAGAGTCCTTCAGCTCTGAAACAGAAGCAACAATCTTCAAAACTAAATATTTATGAGGACTAGTTCTTTCAGACTTAACTTCAGTCACATGGATCAGTTAGCTAGTCTGGGAGACAAGATGCAGAATAATAGTGATGGGGTGTGTTCCCCACAGTGTGGAGAgcaggggaagagcagagctgggatccAGCCACTTCTGCCTGTGGAGGGTAAAGGGTGGGAGATTCTCTTCACTGAGCAAGACAAACTTCACTGAgcttagactggatgtgaggaaaaatgtcttgactgcaagagtggtcaggcattggaacaggctgcccaaggaggtggtgcagttactatccttggaggtgttccagaaatgtgtggccatggcactttggcacatggtgtgatggccatggtggtgttgggttgaagattggactggatgatcttagagggcttttccaacccaaacaattcagtgattctgtgaggctgGAAATCACAATGTGCCATCAAATCAGTGTGTCAGTTCATCCTGGTTTCACTTACTGGGGAGAGTTGAAAACTTGTATGTGTAGATTTTGATTATCTTCTTGAGGAGAGAAACTAAGAGCAAGTGTTGCAGTAATTGCACCAGTCCctcctggagagggactttttacaagggcttgtagtgacaggatgaagggggaatggatctGAGATCGAAGAGGGGAGATcaagactggagattaggaagaaattccttacagtgaggttggggagacactggcacaggttgcccagggaggctgtggatgccccctccctggaggtgttgaaggccaggctggatgaggccttgagcaacctgggctggtgggaggtgtccctgcccatggcaagggggttggaactggatgagctttatgTTCCTTTCCAACGCAACCCCTTCTTGTGAGTCTATGATAATTGCAAGGAGGTAAAGACAGCTTTTTACATTTATGGTTCCATTCATCATGTATTGGTGAATAAAAGTTTGTTTCTGCTGTTGAATTAACAGATTTATGAGAATGTTTCAGCATGATTGTGTGAGGTTTTTCAGGCAGAGTTAACCTTGGGGTCTTGCTCATGACAGATGAGGTTTGCTTTCTCTAGCAAGGTAATTCTTTGCACAGCAGCattcaggagaggcagcagttaTTGGAATCATTGTTGATAGAGTCAGTGGCAGCTAGGGGTTTGTAGTCCAAATGAGAAATAAGTGACCTGCAGATGCTATTGCAATTGGAGATTGGGAAGGGGAATGAAATCATTTAGATATTTTATCTCATAGCAGTTTATAGAAGTTAAACCATCCTGGGATCAGTTTGGTGTCGATGGTCTGAGCAAAGCCTCACAGAAAATGAAGGTAGTGGTGAGATGAGCTGaaactgcagctgcattttggcTGGAGTTCTAAGTATTGGTACTCTTGTGATTACTTAAGGTTGGAAATGCcactgtgtgtggtgtgttgATATCTGTGGGAGGCAGGCTGCTGTTTATGGGGATGTGGTTTCTGTAGTGCAGTTTCTAAGATAATTCCTGCTGCattttggagaaaagaaagcatttgAGTGATAGAAGTTGAGGCAGCTTTTAAGAATCCTGGTAGTTCCTCAGTGAGCACTTTAGCATCAGACACAATGGAGCAGTCGAAGTTGCTGACCTGTAGATGGTTGAGAGCACAGAAAGTCTCTTCTGTAGAATGGGACTCACTCTTCACTGACCTTGTGCAGTTTTTTCTTGGAGACACTGAGGACTGGAAATGAACAGACTTCCTTAAGCTCCTGGCAGGCTACAGAGCTGACTATTAGTCACAGGGACATACTTTCTCAGTTCAGCATTTTCATAGCTTGTCCTTCTTGGCCTAGTTTAATTATTGTTTTGTTGCCTCTGAAAGACTGGAACATTTTCTCTCCAAGGCACAGAGGGTTTTTAGGACCATTCCTTAGACTGCATCAGAATGAgtcaatttattttatttttttttgttgcaacTGCTTTGACTTTTAAGCATTTGATTAATTTGGTCCAATTAAGGTGATGAGACATTAtccatgtatttatttatctattctTTTAACATTGCAGTGACACTTCTCAAATACAATATTaacaacaacaggaaaaacTCCCAAAGTGTGCATGTGGTTCTCACTGAAGTAAGTTTTTCTCATGTATTTCCCTTCCATCTCATGGCACCAGGGGCTGAGAAGGAACTGGAAGGAAGTCTACCATGAATTTCAACGTCTTCCAGTACAAATAGACACCATACCCAAGAAGCTAAATAAAGAAAAGCTGGAAACACAGATGAAACAACTGGAGCATGACATAGAAGTAATTGAGAAGCACAAAGTTATCTACATTGCAGATGAGTAAGGACTGCTTTTCAGATATtgcctctttcctccctttctttttctcaatCCCTACACCTCCACAAAGTGTCCCTCTAAATTCTCAGAAGAAATTGGCACCACCAACTACTCACAAGTAAAATATTCAACTAATAAAAGTATGTAGCTTCTTAGAAAAGTTATTACTTTTAGCTTTCATATATAAACCACAATTAAATTCTTCATTTAACTTCAAGTAtaattaatatatatatttaatctgTTATTCTTTGTAATTTTATTAACTGGTAAGATTACTATCAACATCATACATAAAAGCATAAAAATTACTGTTTCATAGGTTGGGAGCAGCTCCTTTCCTTGTATAACCAAAACAAGCTGAAGACAGCTTGGTAAATACAGCTTCGGGGTGGGATTGCTTCTGGACTGGTTATTAAGGAGCTGTTGCACTTTAACAGCTTGAGTGATTGTACTTCTAAACAATTTGGCTTCTGCATAACGTTCTGTGTACTCATTTTGGGTTACCAAGCACAATTTTTTATAGTGGAAGCCTATAATCATACAGACTGGAGGCAATACAGAGAGCAGACAGAGCATGCTGTGTATGTGTACATGATTCTGAAATGCTCCAGTAAATCTACAACTAAAGTAGAAAAAATGTGTTTTGATTGCTGTGGTGTGTGCATTATAAGAATGAAAGCAACATACTAGCACATGAGTCAAGACCCAGGCAGAAGTGATATCAGCACACTCTACTGCAATTATCTGCATTTAAAAATCATTGGTGTTTTTATTTCCTGCTGCTTGACCTTTGCTTCAGAACCCAGCTTTTTCTGTCCGGTATCAGTCattgccaccagcagctgctctgacaTCACACAATCTGGCATCAGCAGAGGCTGAagtaaaaaaatttaaatccaCTATTAAAAGCCAAATTTTCACATACCTCAAATTCCTTTCATAAACTTGTCAGGGACTGGCTTTGAAGCCTTCACAGTGATTCTAGGGTACGTTTCCTGCTCTGCTTACACTCGTCTGTGACATGCAGCAGGGAAGCGTGGGTGAGCAGGAATGTGTGTTGTGTTCTTTGTAGCTTATTGTTGAGCAGTCCTGTTTGCTTCTGAAAGATACAAGCTGGCAGAaagctgtgcttctgtgaaataTGCATTTCAGTTACTGTTTACTCCCAAGAATTACTTCTGCTGTGTATTTTAACCAAACCACAGCAATTACAAGCACTTAATAACACGTCACGTTATCTCCTAGTCAAGTACAAGATGCCTCTTTTAACAGAAGCAATGTAATCAAACGTGGCTGTTTCTGGTGCCTTACCTCCCCTAAGATCTAACTCCAAAACAGCTTGCATTCCCTTTGCCTCCCCCTCAGCTTTCAGTTACTTGTAGCCCATTTGGGACTCTGCATTGGGCTCTTCCATGTATCACCAGTGCTAGCTGCAGGAAGATGTGAAGTAGGTGAATATCTCTCCCAAACTTTGAGGCAAACAGCTAGGCCACACTTGGAAGCATCCATCACTCACCAGTGACAATGGCTGCTCGATTGTCAGAGGGGTATAGGATTATGTCTTAATTATGAGAAGTTAGGAaatgggtggg
The Dryobates pubescens isolate bDryPub1 chromosome 21, bDryPub1.pri, whole genome shotgun sequence DNA segment above includes these coding regions:
- the ENKUR gene encoding enkurin → MPSPCTQESIYNLLPRLEEKPVKPPRYISTFRPSVKREAQENKAQCKTMGPAKVAVPSPKNFLQKHSKEPKLPARQKEQDKKLPSLSVPRRTDRPVMGIQSKKNFINANAVAAITRLPKKPQPIYVDRRQGDKYLLETSGLVPKYIKKKDFGRTPKYVTKRNEEERRAQEEYEASILETLKKRAMKRLSDEERTSLLQGLRRNWKEVYHEFQRLPVQIDTIPKKLNKEKLETQMKQLEHDIEVIEKHKVIYIADE